A genomic segment from Ptychodera flava strain L36383 chromosome 8, AS_Pfla_20210202, whole genome shotgun sequence encodes:
- the LOC139138022 gene encoding CMP-N-acetylneuraminate-beta-1,4-galactoside alpha-2,3-sialyltransferase-like — protein MKPFQCFYQQDLKLESEIDAVRTTVWSQESSSLSNRMLSLLTDSRTPREMLNNNNGCVRCVIVGSGGIMKGTGLGSVIDGYDLVFRLNAAPIAGYESDVGSKTSMRVAYPEGTPSSYGDPGSLYALVSFKDKDFYGWRKSSRGRNRFTRVKSTSGFWKSVPTAMSKKPSEARLVNPLVVREASFDLIGFPVNNGIMSRNTPTTGTMLISMAIRMCDEVHVAGFGYDFSKPELPIHYYENTKMKVIASHHTHNVPLEKQFLKKLVDLRRHQRPDGRYSLGMRLEIVQEKQLELSCTGKVPLNAGSHSLLCVAILLHSTPGF, from the exons ATGAAACCATTCCAGTGTTTCTATCAACAGGATTTGAAACTGGAATCAGAAATTGATGCAGTACGCACCACCGTTTGGTCTCAGGAATCAAG TTCCCTTAGTAACCGTATGTTAAGTCTACTCACCGATTCAAGGACGCCAAGAGAGATGCTTAACAA TAATAATGGTTGTGTACGCTGTGTCATTGTTGGCAGTGGTGGCATTATGAAAGGGACCGGATTGGGCAGTGTCATCGACGGATATGATTTGGTTTTCAG GCTGAATGCGGCACCAATTGCTGGCTATGAATCCGATGTTGGAAGCAAAACCAGCATGAGAGTGGCCTACCCAGAAGGCACGCCTAGTTCCTATGGTGATCCAGGCTCTCTCTATGCCCTGGTGTCTTTCAAAGACAAAGATTTCTATGGTTGGAGAAAGTCGTCCAGGGGCAGAAACCG ATTTACCCGAGTCaag TCCACTTCTGGATTTTGGAAGAGCGTTCCAACGGCGATGTCAAAGAAACCATCAGAAGCACGGCTTGTCAATCCGTTGGTAGTGCGAGAAGCCTCCTTTGATTTGATTGGATTTCCTGTCAATAACGGAATCATGAGTAGG aacACACCGACTACCGGTACTATGTTGATTTCCATGGCGATCAGGATGTGTGACGAGGTTCACGTGGCGGGCTTCGGCTACGACTTCAGCAAGCCGGAGTTACCCATACACTACTATGAGAACACAAAAATGAAGGTGATTGCTTCTCATCACACCCACAACGTCCCGCTTGAAAAGCAGTTTCTGAAAAAATTGGTGGACCTCCGGCGTCATCAAAGACCTGACGGGAGGTATTCACTGGGGATGAGGCTTGAAATCGTCCAGGAGAAACAATTGGAGCTCTCATGTACTGGTAAAGTACCCTTGAACGCGGGCAGCCATAGTTTGCTGTGTGttgccattttattgcacagcaCACCAGGGTTTTAG